The sequence aagtgcccccccggaccccaaatccccccccccggacccccagatacccccaggacctccccaagtaccccctgggacccccaagtgcccccaaatacccccgggaatcccccccccccccccaaaagcacCCCATGGGCCCCAAATACCTgaagggacccccccaaatgcccccctgggaccccaaagTACCTCCGGGACCCCCCACATGACCCCCAGGGGACCCTGAAATGCCCcgggaaccccaaaacccccgggactcccccaaaatacccccctGGACCCCCTGGGACCCTCAAACACCCCCTAGGACCCCAAAAtaccccctgggacccccaattccccccccccggaccccaaaaatgccccctgggaccccaaatgccccccctGGGACCTCCAAATGCCACCCTTGGGACCCCAGATACCCCCTTGGaggccccaaaatgccccccaggaccccaaatacccccttggagaccccaaaatgccccccaggaccccaaataCCCCGTTGgagaccccaaaatgcccccgggaccccaaaatgcccccgcTCCCCgttgccccccaggaccccgcaGGACGCTGGCGCGGGACGAGCCGGAGCCGCAGGTAGCGCCCACAACGGGGGAGGTTttgggaggggggcggcggctttatttttggggggaacCATGGGGGTCCCGAGGTCGGgaggggggggtttggggggggggtcccggccccctCACTGCACCGGGGTCTCGTTGGCGCCGCCGGTGGAGTCCTGGGGCTTCATCACGTCGGGGAGCTCGGGGGCTGGAGAAGGCGTCGATGCGCAGCGCCTCGAAGCACTCGTCTGCGGCACGGGGGGGTCAGCGCCCCCAAAACAACCCCAGAACGGCCAAagaacaccccaaaacacccgaaaataaccccaaaataccctaaaacaccccaaaacagcCAGAGAacaccccaaaataccccccaaaaaaacaaaacacccccaaaacagccaaaaaacaccccaaaataccccaaaataaccccaaaacacCCTAAAATAACCCCAAAATACCCTAAAACACCCCGAAACACCCTAGAACATCCCAAAACAGCCAAAGAACACCCCAAAACACTGAGAATAACCCCAAAATACCctaaaacaccccaaaacagcCTAAGAacaccccaaaataccccaaaacacccccaaaataGCCAAAGAACACCCCAAAACAGccaaacacccccaaaataccccaaaacaccccaaagtAACCCCAAAATAACCCTGGAATACCCTATAACACCCctaaaacaccccaaaataCCCTAAAACACCCCAAAGCATCCAAAGACCACCCCAGAACACCTCGAAATACCCTAAATCACCCCCAGCGTCCCCAAAATACCCTAAATTAtccccaaaatacccccaaacgcccccaaaatACCATAGATcacccccaaaataccccaaaacacCCCTAAAATGCCCCAACCataccccaaaatgcccccgaCCACCCCCCAAGTACCCCAAAAGCAACCCCAAAATACCCTAAAACGCCCCAAACACCCCTAAATTACcctaccccccccaaaaataacgAAGTGCCCCAAAGATGACCTAACAgatccccaaatcccctaaaagtaccccaaatcccccccatcttcccccaaattccccccaaagACCTCAAATCCCCCCTAAAGACCCTCAactaccccccccaaaaacaaatcccccccaaaataaacaaCCCCCCCCGCTGAGTCCCCAAATCCTCCCTAAAGACCCCAAATAtccccctgctgtccccaaatcccccccgtgcccccaaatcgcccccggaccacccccaaatccccccggaccccccaaatcccccccggaccacccccaaatcccccccgtgcccccaaatcccccccccgtgcccccaaatccccccgctgcccccccctccccctttcctcccccagccccccccgaaGACCCCCACATCCCACCTCGGACCGCAAAACCCCCcgaaacccccccaaatcccccccagtgccccccttgggagccccccaaatcccccggtacccccccacGGGGCAATCCCCACACCCTATAGGGCAGGCCCCCGCTATGGGGTAGCCCCACACCCCTATAGGGTGCCCCCCAcactatggggcagccccacaccctATGGGGCACCCCCTCCCCATAGGTCATCCCCCTGCTATGGGgcacccccacaccccatagGGCGCCCCCCACACCCTATAGGTCACCCCCCGCCCCATAGGGCACCCCcctgctatggggcagccccacaccctatggggcagccccacaccctATAGGGTGCCCCCCCACACCCTATAGGTCACCCCCCTGCTATGGggcaccccccaccccatagggTGCCCCCCCACactatggggcagccccccaccccatagggCACCCCCCGCTGTGGggcacccccccaccccatagggCACCCCCCCACACTATGGGGCACCCCCACCTGCTATAGGTCACCCCCACACCCCACGGggcgccccccaccccatagggcaccccccgctatggggcacCCCTACACCCCATAGGGCGCCCCCCATACCCTATAGGTCACCCCCCcgctgtggggcagccccacaccccATAGGGCACCCCCTGCTATGGggcaccccccaccccatagggtgcccccccacaccccataggtcacccccacacccccagggcacccccccaccccacagggcgcccccccgctatggggcaaccccccacccccccccgccccccagcccccccccgccgtgggGCGGGACCCACCGGCGCTGCGCAGCGCCAGCCCCACGGTGGCGGGGGCCTGTGGGCGCGCGGTCTGGCTGGTGAAGCCGCAGTCCCCCAGCGTCTTGGCGTCGTCCAGCAGCTGGTCGtcctggggggagggagggggcgggggcaGCCGCTGCGACCCACGGCCACCCCCACGTGCCCCACAGCGACCCACGGCCACCCACGCGTGCCCCACAGCAACCCACGGCCACCCCCACGTGCCCCACAGCGACCCACGGCCACCCCCACGTGACCCACAGCCACCCACGGCCACCCCCACGTGCCCCATAGCGACCCACAGCCACCCCCACGTGCCCCACAGCGACCCACGGCCACCCACAGTGACCCACATGTGCCCCACGGTGACCCACGGCCACCCACAGCAACCCACAGCTACTCCCACAGCGACCCACGGCCACCCCCACGTGCCCCACAGTGACCCACGGCCACCCACGGCCACCCACACGTGACCCACAGTGACCCATGGTGACCCCTGGCGACCCACAGCCACCCCCACAGTGCCCCACACATGCCCCACAGCGACCCACACGTGCCCCACAGTGACCCACGGCCACCCCCATGTGCCCCATAGCGACCCACAGCCACCCACACGTGACCCACACGTGCCCCACGGTGACCCACGGTGACCCACAGCCACCCCCACAGCGACCCCCACGTGCCCCACAACCACCCCCATGTCCCACCATGCCCCACAGCGACCCACACGTGCCCCACAGTGCCCCATAGCGACCCACGGCCACCCCCACGTGCCCCACAGCGACCCACGGCCACCCCCACGtgccccacagccacccacggccacccccacgtgccccacagccacccacGGCCACCCCCACGTGCCCCACAGCGACCCACGGCCACCCCCACGTGCCCCACAGCGACCCACGGCCACCCCCACGTGCCCCACAGCGACCCACGGCCACCCCCACGtgccccacagccacccacggccacccccacgtgccccacagccacccacGGCCACCCCCACGTGCCCCACAGCGACCCACGGCCACCCCCACGTGCCCCACAGCGACCCACGGCCACCCCCACGtgccccacagccacccacGGCAACCCCCACGTGCCCCACAGCGACCCACGGCCACCCCCACGtgccccacagccacccacGGCCACCCCCACGTGACCCACAGCGACCCACGGCCACCCACACGTGCCCCACAGCGACCCACGGCCACCCCCATGTGCCCCATAGCGACCCACAGCCACCCACACGTGACCCACACGTGCCCCACGGTGACCCACGGTGACCCACAGCCACCCCCACAGCGACCCCCACGTGCCCCACAACCACCCCCATGTCCCACCATGCCCCACAGCGACCCACACGTGCCCCACAGTGCCCCATAGCGACCCACGGCCACCCCCACGTGCCCCACAGCGACCCACGGCCACCCCCACGtgccccacagccacccacGGCAACCCCCACGTGCCCCACAGCGACCCACGGCCACCCCCACGTGCCCCACAGCGACCCACGGCCACCCCCACGTGACCCACAGCGACCCACGGCCACCCACACGTGCCCCACAGCGACCCACGGCCACCCACACGTGCCCCACAGCGACCCACAGTGACCCACAGCAACCCACAGCCACCCCCACGTGACCCACATGTGCCCCACAGTGCCCCACAGTGACCCACAGGAACCCACGGCCACCCCCACATGCCCCATAGCGACCCACGGCCACCCCCACGTGACCCACACGTGCCCCCACGGTGACCCACAGCGACCCACACAGCAACCCACGGCCACCCACGGTGACCCACAGCCACCCCCACGTGCCCCACAGCGACCCACACATGCCCCACGGTGACCCACAGCGACCCACAGCGACCCACGGTGATCCCTGGCGACCCACAGCCACCCCCACAGTGCCCCACACGTGCCCCACAGCGACCCACACGTGCCCCACGGTGACCCACAGTGACCCACGGTGACCCACAGCCACCCCCACAGCGACCCCCACGTGCCCCACAACCACCCCCGTGTCCCACCATGACCCACAGCGACCCACATGTGCCCCACACGTGCCCCACAACCACCCACACGTGCCCCACAGCGACCCACGCGTGCCCCACAGTGCCCCATAGCGACCCACGGCCACCCACACACGACCCACAGTGCCCCACACGTGCCCCACACGTGCCCCACAACCACCCACACGTGCCCCACAGCGACCCACGCGTGCCCCACAGTGCCCCATAGCGACCCACGGCCACCCACACGCGACCCACAGTGACCCACACGTGCCCCACAGCGACCCACAGCCACCCACCGTGCCCCATAGCGACCCACAGCCACCCCCATGTGCCCCATAGTGACCCACACGTGCCCCACTGTGCCCCGCGGCCACCCCCACGTGCCCCACAACCACCCACCGTGCCCCATAGCGACCCACAACCACCCCCATGTGCCCCACAGTGACCCACACGTGCCCCACTGTGCCCCGCGGCCACCCCCACGTGCCCCACAACCACCCACCGTGCCCCATAGCGACCCACAACCACCCCCATGTGCCCCATAGTGACCCACACGTGCCCCACTGTGCCCCACAGCGACCCCCTTGtgccccacggccacccccaCGTGCCCCACTGCGACCCACACGTGCCCCACCCATAGGGGCCCACCAGCCCCATAGGAAGCCACTCGGCCCCATAGGGACGCTGCCAGGCCTCCTATAGGGCGTCAGGCAGCCCCCCTGGGACCCTATAgagccccacacctccccccGGGACCCTACAgagccccacacctccccctgggaccctatagagccccacacctcccccgggaccctatagagccccacacctccccccgggaccctatagagccccccacctcccccccgggaccctatagagccccccacctccccccgggaccctatagagccccacacctcccccgggaccctatagagccccacacctccccccccccgggaccctatagagccccccacctccccctggGACCCTATAGAGCCCACAGGcagccccacagggaccccatagagcccTATAGACCCCCATAGAGACCCCAGGCAGCCGCATAgggccccccagggaccccacagAGCCCTATAGGGCCCCAAGGAGCCACTGCAGCGTCCCCTGGCAGCCCCACAGAGGCCCCAGGGGCCTTATAGGGCCCTATaggccccacagagcccccggAGAGTCCCCCAGGGTTCGCTATAGAGGCCTACGGGTCCCCACGGAGACCCAAGAAGACCCTATAGAGCCCTGTACGCCCTCCCAGAGCTCCCAggagccccacagagccccccagggaccccatagagtccccaggcagccccacagGGTCCTTATAGCACCCCATAGGGCCCCAATATCGCCCCGCAGAGCACTAATAGAGCCCTATGGGGCCCCAGCATCACCCCTTAGGGCCCTTATAGTGCCCCATAGGGCCCCAATAGAGCCCCATAGGGACCTAACGGAGCCCCAGAGAGCACTAACAGAGCCCTATAGGGCCCCAATAAAGCCCCATAAGGACCTTGTAGTGCCCCAGAGGGCCCTTATAGCACCCCCTAGGGCCCCAATATCACCCCCTAGGGCCCTTATAGCACCCCACagtgccccatagcaccccatagggCCCCAGTATCACCCATAGGGCAATCATAGAGCCCTATAAGGTCCTGATAgagccccccagagccccatAGCGACCTTACAGTGCCCCCTAGGGCCCTTATAGCACCCCATAGGGACCTTACAGCACCCCATAGGGCCCCAACATCACCCCCTAGGGACCTTAcagcgccccatagcaccccatagagccccaaTAGAGCCCTATAGGGACCTAACAGAGCCCCACAGGGCCCTATAGGACCCCAATAGAGCCCCAATACCACTCCCTAGGGCCCTTATAGCGCCCCACAGGACCCCAATACCACCCCTAGGGCCCTTATGGCACCCCATAGGGCCCCAATGTCACCCATAGAGCCCCAATAGAGCCCTAGAGGGACCTAACGGAGCCCCACAGGGCCCTATAGGACCCCAATAGAGCCCCAATCCCACCCCCTAAGGCCCTTATAGCCCCCCACAGGGCCCCAATACCACCCCCTAGGGCCCTTACAGCACCCCATGGGGCCCTTACAGTGCCCCATAGGGACCTTACAGCACCCCATAGGGCCCCAACATCACCCCTAGGGACCTTAcagcgccccatagcaccccatagagccccagTATCATCCCCTAGGGCCCTTACAGTGCtccatagtgccccatagagccccagTAGAGCCCTATAGGGACCTAACAGAGCCCCACAGGGCCCTATAGGACCCCAACAGAGCCCCAATCCCACCCCCTAGGGCCCTTATAGCCCCCCACAGGGCCCCAATCCCACCCCCTAGGGCCCTTATGGCACCCCATAGGGCCCCAATGTCACCCATAGAGCCCCAATAGAGCCCTAGAGGAACCTAATGGAGCCCCACAGGGCCCTATAGGACCCCAATAGAGCCCCAATACCACCCCCTAGGGCCCTTATAGCGCCCCGTAGGGCCCCAATCCCACCCCCTAGGGCCCTTATAGCGCCCCACAGGGCCCCAATATCACCCATAGAGCCTCAATAGAGCCCTATATGGACCTAACAGAGCCCCACAGGGCCCTATAGGACCCCAATAGAGCCCCAGTACCACCCCCTAGGGTCCTTATAGCGCCCCATAGAGCCCCGATAGAGCCCTAGAGGAACCCAGTGGAGCCCCACAGGGCCCTATAGGACCCCAACAGAGCCCTAATACCACCCCCTAGGGCCCTTATAGCGCCCCACAGGGCCCCAATACCACCCATAGAGCCCCAATAGAGCCCTATAGGGACCTAATGGAGCCCCACAGGGCCCTATAGGACCCCCAATAGAGCCCCAATCCCACCCCTAGGGCCCTTATAGCGCCCCACAGGGCCCCAATACCACCCATAGAGCCCCAATAGAGCCCTATAGGGACCTAATGGAGCCCCACAGGGCCCTATAGGACCCCCAATAGAGCCCCAATCCCACCCCCTAGGGCCCTTATAGCCCCACAGGGCCCCAATACCACCCACTAGGGCCCTTACAGCGCCCCATAGGGACCTTACAGCACCCCATAGGGCCCCAACATCACCCCCTAGGGACCTTatagcgccccatagcaccccatagagccccagTAGAGCCCTATAGGGACCTAATAGAGCCCCACAGGGCCCTATAGGACCCCAATAGAGCCCCAATACCACCCCCTAGGGCCCTTATAGCACCCCAGAGCCCTTACAGTGCCCCATAGGGACCTTACAGCACCCCATAGGGCCCCAACATCACCCCCTAGGGACCTTAcagcgccccatagcaccccatagagccccagTATCACCCCCTAGGGCCCTTACAGTGCtccatagtgccccatagagCCGCAGTAGAACCCTATAGGGACCTAACAGAGCCCCACAGGGCCCTATAGGACCCTAATAGAGCCCCAATACCACCCCTAGGGCCCTTATAGCACCCCATAGGGCCCCAATCCCACCCCTAGGGTCCTTATAGCGCCCCACAGGGCCCCAATCCCACCCCCTAGGGCCCTAGAGGCACCCCATAGGGCCCCAATATCACCCATAGAGCCCCAATAGAGCCCTATAGGAACCTAATGGAGCCCCACAGGGCCCTACAGGACCCCAACAGAGCCCCAATACCACCCCTAGGGCCCTTATAGCGCCCCATAGGGCCCCAATACCACCCCCTAGGGCCCTTATAGCGCCCCATAGGGTCCCAATACCACCCCCTAGGGCCCTTATAGCGCCCCACAGGGCCCCAATATCACCCATAGAGCCCCAATAGAGCCCTAGAGGGACCTAATGGAGCCCCACAGGGCCCTATAGGACCCCAATAGAGCCCCAATCCCACCCCCTAGGGCCCTTATAGCCCCCACAGGGCCCCAATACCACCCCCTAGGGCCCTTATGGCACCCCATAGGGCCCCAATGTCACCCATAGAGCCCCAATAGAGCCCTAGAGGAACATAATGGAGCCCCACAGGGCCCTATAGGACCCCCAATAGAGCCCCAATCCCACCCCCTAAGGCCCTTATAGCCCCCCACAGGGCCCCAATACCACCCCTAGGGCCCTTATAGCGCCCCACAGGGCCCCAATCCCACCCCCTAGGGCCCTTACagcaccccatagcgccccatagagccccagTAGAGCCCTATAGGGACCTAACAGAGCCCCACAGGGCCCTGTAGGACCCCAATAGAGCCCCAATACCATCCCTAGGGCCCTTATAGCGCCCCACAGGGCCCCAATACCACCCCTAGGGCCGTTATAGCACCCCATAGGGCCCCAATCCCACCCCCTAGGGCCCTTATAGCGCCCCATAGGGCCCCAATATCACCCATAGAGCCCCAATAGAGCCCTAGAGGGACCTAATAGAGCCCCACAGGGCCCTATAGGACCCTAATAGAGCCCCAATACCACCCCTAGGGCCCTTATAGCACCCCATAGGGCCCCAATACCACCCCCTAGGGCCCTTATAGTGCCCCATTGGGCCCCAATCCCACCCCCTAGGGCCCTAGAGGCACCCCATAGGGCCCCAATATCACCCATAGAGCCCCAATAGAGCCCTAGAGGGACCTAACAGAGCCCCCACAGGGCCCTATAGGACCCCAACAGAGCCCCAATACCACCCCCTAGGGCCCTTATAGCACCCCATAGGGCCCCAATTCCACCCCTAGGGCCCTTATAGCGCCCCACAGGGCCCCAATCCCACCCCCTAGGGCCCTTACAGCGCCCCATGGGGCCCCAATCCCACCCCCTAGGGCCCTTATAGCGCCCCACAGGGCCCCAATCCCACCCCTAGGGCCCTTACAGCGCCCCACAGGTCCCTTACAGccccccatagcgccccatagcgccccccgcccccacctTGTAGAGGCGCTGCTCCTCGGGCGGCCGCTTGAGGATGCCCTCCACGATGCGCTTGAGCTCCAGCACGGTGCTCGACTCCTTGGCGTCCGTGAAGATGGTGGTCTTGTGGCGCCGGATCATCAGGAACACGTCCTGGGGGCGGGGTCACaccgggggcagggggcaggggtCAAGGCCGGGTCAAGGCCGGGTCAAGGGTCAGCGCCGGGCTCGGGGTCAAGGGTCAAGGCCGGGTCAAGGGTCAGCgccgggctcggggggggggggggtcggcgCCAGGCCCCGCGGGGCTCGGGGGTAGGGGCGGGGGGTGagcggggggcgtggcctaacGGGGGGCGTGGCTTCGTGTGGGCGTGGCCTCGAGTGGGCGTGGCTTCgagtgggcgtggcctcgcggGGTATAAAAGGGGCGGCGCCCCCGCGGGGCCCAGAACCGGCGGCACctcggtggggggggggggggctgcccgcgccctcccccctttccccctccccaatttCAGCCCCGCCCCGTCCCGGTTTAACCCCGGGgggccccaaagcccccaaatcgccccaaatcgccccaaatccctgcccccccctcccccggccgcCCCTCACCATCGCGGCGCCGCGCTCCGTCACCGCCGGGGCCGCCACGCTCCCAGGCGGCTGCGCGGCAGGGAAGGGGCGGCGCCCCGCCCACCCCCGGGCCCTGCTGCGCGTGCGCGTCCcggtggccacgcccccctcaccccccggGCCTCGGCTCcttgtggggagggggcggcgccATCTTGGGAAGGGCGGCGCCATCTTGGGAAGGGCGGCGCCATCTTGGGAGGGGGCGGCGCCATCTTGGGAGGGGCGGCGCCATCTTGGGAGGGGCGGCGCCATCTTGGGAGGGGGCGGCGCCATCTTGGGAAGGGCGGCGCCATCTTGGGAAGGGCGGGGTCGTTGTTCCCGGCGTGCCGTGCGacgggagcggggggggggtcctatgggttgggggggccctggggggggtcttgagggggtctttggggtctgggggggccttggggggctttaaggggtctggggggctttgggggccttgggggaggggctttaaggggtctggggggggggggccttggggggctttaaggggtctggggggccttggggggctttaaggggtctgggggggctttggggggctctagaagagggctgggggggtcctatggggtttggggggttccttggggtctggggggggggggctttggggggctctaaggggtctggggggctttggggggctctaagggggctggggggctttggggggctctaagggggctggctggggggctttgggggggctctaagggggctggggggctggggggcttggggtccGGGGGTCCTTGGTTCTGGGGGGGGTcttagggggctgggggtgtctggggggtctgggggtggcCCCATAGGGTCtgggggaggggcttgggggggctctaaggggtctggggggtcctatggggtttgggggttccttggggtctgggggggggggctttggggggctctaaggggtctgggggggtcttaGGGGGCTCtaaggggtcttggggggtcctatggggtcttggggggggggaccttgggtctgggggggcccccgggggggcccctatggggtgtggggggtctgggggtccctTACGGGGAGcgttgggggctgggggggtcccagggggcgttttggggtccctgggggtcccggggggttgggggggggggggctacggGATCCGTACGGGGGTCTCTGGGGTCTGTAGGGGTCCtttgggggggcacctgggggcgCCCCACATTTGAGGGCCTCTCCCCGTACTTGGGGGCTTCacatttgggggggtccccacctTTGGGGGGGTCTCCCCGCACTTCGgggtcgcccccccccccccttcccctcacccAATCCCACTAAAAACACCATTTAATTCCAGCTGAAAGCGGGGTGTTttgggcaaaaaaaaaccacatacatcacgctccccccccccgcccccacgcACTGGGGGTGGCCcgggctggggggtccctgccccacagcgccccacagcgccccacagcaccccccacagcaccccacatCGCCCCACATCGCCCCACATCGCCCCACAtcaccccacatccccccacatcaccccacatccccccacatcgccccacacccccccaaacccccccaaacccccccacacccccccccaccaccccacaTCGCCCCAcaccaccccaaaccccccacacccccccacaccaccccaaaccccccacacccccacacccccacacacccccacacccccccaaaccaccccacatcaccccacacccccacaccccccacaccaccccacacccccccacatccccccacatccccccacatcACTCccacacccccacaccccccacaccaccccacacccccacacaccccccacatccccccacatcccccacatcaccccacagccccccacaccccccacaccaccccacacccccacagccccccacatcaccccaaaccaccccacatcaccccacatccccccacacccccccacaccccccacaccccccccacaccccccaaaccaccccacatcacccacacccccccacaccccccacaccaccccaccccaccccaaacccccacacccccccaaatcaccccaaaccccccaacccccccccaaacccccccacagcgccgtggggcagcggcCTGCCGGGACACGCGCGTGGGGCGTCAGCCCCGGCGTCCCGTCCCCCGCCCCAGCCCgcggctatggggcagggcccgaaattctggggggggggacaccaaaacccccccccccaccccaaaccccccccccccccccccacccccaccccgccccacatctcccc comes from Anser cygnoides isolate HZ-2024a breed goose chromosome 28, Taihu_goose_T2T_genome, whole genome shotgun sequence and encodes:
- the ELOB gene encoding LOW QUALITY PROTEIN: elongin-B (The sequence of the model RefSeq protein was modified relative to this genomic sequence to represent the inferred CDS: inserted 2 bases in 1 codon) — protein: MAPPPPKMAPPLPRWRRPSQDGAAPSQDGAALPKMAPPFPRWRRPLPTRSRGPGGEGGVATGTRTRSRARGWAGRRPFPAAQPPGSVAAPAVTERGAAMDVFLMIRRHKTTIFTDAKESSTVLELKRIVEGILKRPPEEQRLYKDDQLLDDAKTLGDCGFTSQTARPQAPATVGLALRSADECFEALRIDAFSSXPELPDVMKPQDSTGGANETPVQ